The stretch of DNA aatgcagcgtggtaagagTTGGTCATATTTTAACTGAAAAcctgaacactacacaaaataacaacgaagcgaaaacgaaacagttctgccaggtgaacagacactaaacagaaattaatcacccacaaccaaaatggggaaaacaggctaccaaagtatgattctcaatcagagacaatgaacgacacatctctgattgagaaccatacaaggccaaacacatagaaataatataataataatataataataataataatatatgccatttagctgacgcttttatccaaagcgacttacagtcatgtgtgcatacattctacgtatgggtggtcccgggaatcaaacccactaccctggcgttacagcgccatgctctaccaactgagccacagatataatataataatatagaaaaaaaacatagactacccaccccaactcacgccctgaccaacctaacacaaatatataaaaaaggaactaaggtcagaatgtgacagttGGCAAGCAATGAACACTACTATTTTTGATCTATGACTTGCTTTGTTATTAATCATCTACTTAGCTACCCTGTGCTAAAGTaataaaatctaattttatttgtcacatgcgccgagtacaacaggtttagaccttaccgtgaaattcttacttacaagcccttgaccaacaatgcagttaagaaaatagagttaagaaaatatttactaaataagctaaagtaaaaaacaaaaaaacaataatgaggctatatacagggggcaccggtaccaagtcaatgtgcggcggtacaggttagtcgaggtaatttgtaacatatcaatCACTCAAGAAAACGATGAGAGAGTTACTAGACAAAACGAAAGAGACAGAAATGAAAAAGAAAGTTATTCAATGCATACAACTACCCAATTGGGAAAAGTATGAAAAGGAGTTTCGGTATTGCACAACATATTCTGTTTACATTTCTAGAAAGGTCCTTAAATCCCTTGACGAAACATAAACATAAGTGTTTGATTCTGAAAAAATGTAACCTAGACATACCATGTCCTCAAAACTATGGTGCAAGGCAACAGAGCATGTTTCATAGATAAGAGCAGTAGTCTAGCGGATTACTGACAAATAATCTtaaatcttaatggttgtaccaTTACAGTACATTAATGGTTGACACGGGGGAAGATAAATGGTCGCCACAGTGATGGGATACCACATCTGGCCCAGAATGGTCTgtgagggagaaacagacagattTTCAAAACACAATTTGATTGGAGAGGTTGATTTTGTTCAGAGAAGAATTCTAAGACCTTTTCAATGGGTGTGTCTGTGCCACTGCTGCTGGCAGGGAAGCAGAAATGGTAGGGGCATGGATATCAAAGCTGAGAAACACAGTCGGTACATCAATGTACTTGAATACTTCTTGATAAAATATTTTGTTGTGAAAGCACAACAAAATGACAATGAAGGACACTTAAAGGGGAAATTAAGAAAATACCTCAATATACACtgcaaaaaaaaataaagggaacactaaaataacacatcctagatctgaatgaatgaaatattcttattaaatacttttttctttacatagttgaatgtgctgacaacaaaatcacacaaaaattatcaatggaaatcaaatgtatcaacccatggaggtctggatttggagtcacactcatagttaaagtggaaaaccacactacaggctgatctaactttgatgtaatgtccttaaaacaagtcaaaatgtggctcagtagtgtgtgtgccctccacgtgcctgtatgacctccctacaatgcctgggcatgctcctgatgaggtagcggatggtctcctgagggatctcctcccagacctggactaaagcatcccagagcgagacatgatgtcccatatgtgctcaattggattcaggtctggggaacgggcgggccagtccatagcatcaatgccttcctcttgcaggaactgctgacacactccagccacatgaggtcgagcattgtcttgcattaggaggaacccagggccaactgcaccagcatatggtctcacaaggggtctgaggatctcatctcggtacctaatggcagtcaggctacctctggcgagcacatggagggctgtgcggccccacaaagaaatgccaccccacaccatgactgacccaccgccaaaccggtcatgctggaggatgttgcaggcagcagaacgttctccacggcgtctccagactgtcacgtctgtcacatgtgctcagtgtgaacctgctttcatctgtgaagagcacagggcgccagtggcgaatttgccaatgtTGGTgttttctggcaaatgccaaacgtcctgcacggtttTGGGTTGTAGACACAACCCCcatctgtggacgtcgggccctcatggagtctgtttctgaccgtttgagcagacacatgcacatttgtggcctgctggaggtcattttgcagggctctggcagtgctcctcctgaggtagcggtcctgctgctgggttgttgccctcctacggcctcctccacgtctcctgatgtactggcctgtctcctggtagcgcctctatgctctggacactacgctgacagacacagcaaaccttcttgccacatctcgcattgatgtgccatcctggatgagctgcactacctgagccacttgtgtgggttgtagactctgtctcatgctaccactagagtgaaagcaccgccagcattcaaaagtgaccaaaacatcagccaggaagcataggaaatgagaagtggtctgtggtccccacctgcagaaccactcctttattgggggtgtcttgctaattgcctataatttccacctgttgtctattccatttgcacaacagcatgtgaaatgtattgtcaatcagtgttgcttcctaattggacagtttgatttcacagaagtgtgattgacttggagttacattgtgttgtttaagtgttccctttattttttgagcattGTAGTTGGTGAGCCAGAAGAAATCTGGGTCTGTGTTTTACACTGTGAAGACGACGTTCCGCTAACGGAACCCCtcaacaacattccgctgaaaaggaaGCATGcaaaattaaaaaataattttttgaaatatgtaactttcacacattaacaatacagcaaatgaaagataaacatcttgttaatctacccatcgtgcccaatttaaaaaatgctttacagcgaaaacacaacatatgattattttaggtcatagccaagtcaaaaaaacacagccatttttccagccaaagataggagtcacaaaaagcagaaatatagataaaattcatcactaacctttgatgatcttcatcagatgacactgaTAGGACATCAtgctacacaatacatgtatgttttgttcgataatgtgcatatttatatccaaaaatctcagtttacttTGGCGCGTTACATGCATTAATGTTTTGATTCAGTGATTTTTCAGAAatacattgataaaagatacaagggttattcacagaattaaagatagacttctccttactgcaaccgctgtgtcatattttttattttttattaacggaaaaagcataatctgagatcggcgctcagagcccaaaacagccagagaaatatctgccattttggagtcaacagaagttagaaataacaccatgaatattcacttacctttgatgatcttcatcagaaggcactcccaggaatcccagttcgacaataaatgactgatttgttccataaagtccatcatttatgtccaaatagctacttatTGTTAGTGTGTTCAGCCCACTAAatcatcttcatgaggcgcaagcacttcgtccagacaaaaacttgaaaagttccgttacagtcctttagaaacatgtcaaacgatgtatgtaATCAATCGtttggatgtttttaacataaaccatcaataatgttccaaccggagaattcctatgtctgaagaaaagcactggaacgagaggtaactctgtcgggagcgcatcatgagaccaaggcactctgccagaccactgactcaaagaggtttCATGAGCCCCTCCATTATAGTAGAATcatcattcaagtttctaaagacggttgagatgtagtggaagccgtaggaagtgcaagaCACTGTGTATTTGGTAGggcaagctttgaaaaactacaaacctcagatgtcccacttcctggttggattattctcaggttttcacctgccatatgagttatgttatactcacagacatcattcaaacagttttagaaacttcagagtgttttctatccaataccaataataatatgcatatattagcatctgggccagagtaggaggcagttcactctggtcacgctattcatccaaaagtgaaaaatgctgccccctatcccaaaaaggttaaaagACCTTAGCTTGAAAAACAAAAAGCGGCAATAGTAGGGGAGAGCAAGGTAAGTTGTCACACGGGTAAGTTGTCAAACTGTTCGTACCTCCAACACAAGAGGCGCTTTCTCAAAAATCAAATAGCTACATGATCTATGGTTAACTTCCTGTTCACATGTGGTCAAGGTCACTTTAATCTGAGGTGAGCACAAGTTTAACATTTTTCTCCTTCAAAAGTAGAAAATTGGCACTTTAGATTTTATGCAATAAAACTTTGTGAGGTATGATAGTTCAAAATCAGAATTTTACACTGAGTAGAGGAGACAATAATGTATTTTGATACTTTAACTGCAGTGCTATGTTGAGCTAACCTTGAGATTTAGCCAACATTAGCACACATGTCAGTTCGGGGCAAATTGTCTCAATGACCTTGGGGCACGCTCAAAAAACAGCTCTGATAATAGTATTAAATGTTACAGTAAATTGATTATTATatatccacacacatacacaactccATACAGTGTCATGAATTTAGTGTGGGGTTATGAATTGCATTGTGGCAACAAGGATAGTAGACAGGGAGGTGGGCGTAATAAGCCGGTAATGAATATGTCATTGCAATGAGGAAATGTGTTTTTGAAGGAAAGAAGAAAGGAAGGATGGAAAGAAAGGGGGAAAGGAAATAAAGATGGTTAGAAATGATAAAACAAAGAATGGCAGCCCACCACCTGGCATAATGTCAAAGGCAGTGAGGCAGGTGAAGTTGCAAAACAAATCAATCAGGAGTACAGCAAAGGATTTTGACAAATGACCGTACTCTGACTCGGTATTGTCAAAAGGTTGCCAGGGAAGAAGTCAGACAGCCATGCCAACAACTGTGGTTGGCTATACAAAGCCACTGCAGGTTTTTTTCACCTGATTTGGAGCTGTAGCTTGTTCAGTATATTACTAGGGCAGCTGACATTTATTTTGGTCTGTCGCCAAGTGAGATCAGAAGACTTGCCTACCAGTTTGCTATGGCACACCAGCTGAAGTTCGCACCAATGTGGGCAGAAAAAGAAAAGGGCAGCTCGGAGTGGTTTACAGGCTTCTTAAAGTGTCACCCAACACAGTCACTGAGAAAGCCAGAGGCAACTAGCCTTGCCAGGGCAAGTAGCTTCAACAGAGAAAATGTTAATGCTTTCTTCGACAATGTAGCAGAAGTGCTACAGAGATAACAATTTGTGACCACTGTACATAAACCTGACAAACATGGCGTGGATTCAAAGAAGTAGGGTCACTGACCTCCACTGAAAGGGGAACCCTCGTCACACAGGCCTGTGCTGTCTCAGCCACAGGGAATAGTATACCTCCATATTTTATATTCCCCCGTGTCAACTTCCGCAATCATTTTCTGATCAACGAGCCACCTGGCAGCAAAGGAGGGGCAAATCCCTCTGGGTGGATGAAAGATGTGCACTTTGTTGACTTCCTGAAACACTTTGTCGAGCATACAAAGTGCTCAAAGGAGAAGCCCCGTTTACTCCTTTTGGACAAAACCACGAGTCTCATCTGTCAATTGATGGACTCAATTATGCCAAAGAAAATGGAATACTTATGCTGCCATTTCCACCCCTTTGCTCTCATCGGCTTCAACCCTTAGACAGGTCTACCTACTGGCTACTAAAGAGGCACATCAACACCGCGTGTGATGGCTGGATGAGGAACAATCCCGGGAAGACAATGTCAATTTATGACATTCTTGGGATTGTGGCAATCACCTGTCCTCTGGCTGCAACCCCCTTGAACATTCAGGCTGGGTTTAGGGTGGCTGGGGTACAACCTTACAACAGCAATGTATTTGTGGAAACCGAGTTTGCGGCATCCTACGTCACAGATCACCCCATTCAGAACCCAACCCTACCAGGCCCCAGCACCAACCTTGCCCTGCCAGGCCCCAGCAACATTCCAACCCTACCAGGCCCCAGCACCAACCCTGCCCTGCCAGGCCCCAGCAACATTCCAACCATACCAGGCCCCCGCACCAACCCTGCCCTGCCAGGCCCCAGCAACATTCCAACCCTACCAGGCCCCAGCACCAACCTGCCAGTCCCCAGCACCATCCAACCCTACCAGGCCCCAGCACCAACCTACCAGGCCCCAGCACCAACCTGCCAGGCCCCAGCACCAACCTGCCAGGCCCCAGCACCATTCCAACCCTACCAGGCCCCAGCACCAACCTGCCAGGCCCCAGCACCAACCTGCCAGGCCCCAGCACCATTCCAACCCTACCAGGCCCCAGCACCAACCTACCAGGCCCCAGCACCAACCTACCAGGCCCCAGCACCAACCTGCCAGGCCCCAGCACCAACCTGCCAGGCCCCAGGACCATTCCAACCCTACCAGGCCCCAGCATCAACCTACCAGGCCCCAGCACCAACCTGCCGTGCCCCAGCAACATTCCAACCCTACCAGGCCTCAGCACCAACCTACCAGTCCCCAGCACCAACCTTGCCCTGCCAGGCCCCAGCAACATTCCAACCCTACCAGGCCCCAGCACCAACCTTGCCCTGCCAGGTCCCAGCAACATTCCAACCCTACCAGGCCCCAGCACCAACCTGCCCTGCCAGGCCCCAGCAACATTCCAACCCTACCAGGCCCCAGCACCAACCCTGCCCTGCCAGGCCCCAGCAACATTCCAACCCTACCAGGCCCCAGCACCAACCTGCCAGGTCCCAGCACCATTCCAACCCTACCAGGCCCCAGCATCAACCTACCAGGCCCCAGAACCAACCTGCCATGCCCCAGCAACATTCCAACCCTACCAGGCCCCAGCAACATTCCAACCCTACCAGGCCCCAGCACCAACCTACCAGGTCCCAGCACCAACCTTGCCCTGCCAGGCCCCAGCAACATTCCAACCCTACCAGGCCCCAGCACCAACCTTGCCCTGCCAGGCCCCAGCAACATTCCAACCCTACCAGGCCCCAGCACCAACCCTGCCCTGCCAGGCCCCAGCAACATTCCAACCATACCAGGCCCCCGCACCAACCCTGCCCTGCCAGGCCCCAGCAACATTCCAACCCTACCAGGCCCCAGCACCAACCTGCCAGTCCCCAGCACCATCCAACCCTACCAGGCCCCAGCACCAACCTACCAGGCCCCAGCACCAACCTGCCAGGCCCCAGCACCAACCTGCCAGGCCCCAGCACCATTCCAACCCTACCAGGCCCCAGCATCAACCTACCAGGCCCCAGCACCAACCTGCCGTGCCCCAGCAACATTCCAACCCTACCAGGCCTCAGCACCAACCTACCAGTCCCCAGCACCAACCTTGCCCTGCCAGGCCCCAGCAACATTCCAACCCTACCAGGCCCCAGCACCAACCTTGCCCTGCCAGGCCCCAGCAACATTCCAACCCTACCAGGCCCCAGCACCAACCTGCCCTGCCAGGCCCCAGCAACATTCCAACCCTACCAGGCCCCAGCACCAACCCTGCCCTGCCAGGCCCCAGCAACATTCCAACCCTACCAGGCCCCAGCACCAACCTGCCAGGTCCCAGCACCATTCCAACCCTACCAGGCCCCAGCATCAACCTACCAGGCCCCAGCACCAACCTGCCATGCCCCAGCAACATTCCAACCCTACCAGGCCCCAGCAACATTCCAACCCTACCAGGCCCCAGCACCAACCTACCAGGTCCCAGCACCAACCTTGCCCTGCCAGGCCCCAGCAACATTCCAACCCTACCAGGCCCCAGCACCAACCTTGCCCTGCCAGGCCCCAGCAACATTCCAACCCTACCAGGCCCCAGCACCAACCCTGCCCTGCCAGGCCCCAGCAACACTCCAACCATACCAGGCCCCAGCATCAACCCTGCCCTCCCAGGCCCCAGCAACATTCCAACCCTACCAGGCCCCAGCACCAACCTGCCAGTCCCCAGCACCATCCAACCCTAGCAGGCCCCAACACCAACCTACCAGGCCCCAGCACCAACCTGCCAGGCCCCAGGACCATTCCAACCCTACCAGGCCCCAGCATCAACCTACCAGGCCCCAGAACCAACCTGCCATGCCCCAGCAACATTCCAACCCTACCAGGCCCCAGCAACATTCCAACCCTACCAGGCCCCAGCACCAACCTACCAGGTCCCAGCACCAACCTTGCCCTGCCAGGACCCAGCAACATTCCAGCCCTGCCAGGCCCCAGCACCAACCTGCCAGGCCCCAGCACCATTCCAGCCCTGCCAGGCCCCAGCACCAACCTGCCAGGCCACAGCACCATTTCAGCCCTGCCAGGCCCCAGCACCAACCTGCTAGGCCCCAGCACCATTCCAGCCCTGCCTAGCATGAGTTGACACAGACCTGCCCAGTTATTATGCTAGCACCAGCTCATCCTCGCCC from Oncorhynchus keta strain PuntledgeMale-10-30-2019 chromosome 21, Oket_V2, whole genome shotgun sequence encodes:
- the LOC118399854 gene encoding uncharacterized protein LOC118399854: MYLWKPSLRHPTSQITPFRTQPYQAPAPTLPCQAPATFQPYQAPAPTLPCQAPATFQPYQAPAPTLPCQAPATFQPYQAPAPTCQSPAPSNPTRPQHQPTRPQHQPARPQHQPARPQHHSNPTRPQHQPARPQHQPARPQHHSNPTRPQHQPTRPQHQPTRPQHQPARPQHQPARPQDHSNPTRPQHQPTRPQHQPAVPQQHSNPTRPQHQPTSPQHQPCPARPQQHSNPTRPQHQPCPARSQQHSNPTRPQHQPALPGPSNIPTLPGPSTNPALPGPSNIPTLPGPSTNLPGPSTIPTLPGPSINLPGPRTNLPCPSNIPTLPGPSNIPTLPGPSTNLPGPSTNLALPGPSNIPTLPGPSTNLALPGPSNIPTLPGPSTNPALPGPSNIPTIPGPRTNPALPGPSNIPTLPGPSTNLPVPSTIQPYQAPAPTYQAPAPTCQAPAPTCQAPAPFQPYQAPASTYQAPAPTCRAPATFQPYQASAPTYQSPAPTLPCQAPATFQPYQAPAPTLPCQAPATFQPYQAPAPTCPARPQQHSNPTRPQHQPCPARPQQHSNPTRPQHQPARSQHHSNPTRPQHQPTRPQHQPAMPQQHSNPTRPQQHSNPTRPQHQPTRSQHQPCPARPQQHSNPTRPQHQPCPARPQQHSNPTRPQHQPCPARPQQHSNHTRPQHQPCPPRPQQHSNPTRPQHQPASPQHHPTLAGPNTNLPGPSTNLPGPRTIPTLPGPSINLPGPRTNLPCPSNIPTLPGPSNIPTLPGPSTNLPGPSTNLALPGPSNIPALPGPSTNLPGPSTIPALPGPSTNLPGHSTISALPGPSTNLLGPSTIPALPSMS